DNA from Acetobacter aceti NBRC 14818:
ATCTGGCGGCGGATCGCGCCCCACAGATCCAGATCCCAGCTTGCGGTCGGACCCATGCCGTATGTGGTTTCAGTCGAATTGGACGGCGTATAGGTGGTGGTGGTGGAGCCTCCTGTGCCGTAATTGACCAGCACGCCGGAAGACGCATTGCGCGAACCACGACCGGTGCTGTTGCGGTTGAAACTCAGCGAGCCGCTCAGTGTCGGGTAGAGCTGCGCCCGAATGGCGTTGATGGCAGCGCGGGCGTTACGATACCGCGCCTCATACTGAATGACATTCTGGTTGTTGATTTCGACCTTGTCTTCCAGCCCGTTCAGGATGGGGTCGTTATAGATCTCCCACCATTTACCCTTGGGAACAGCCGCCAGCGCGGGATTGGCGTATTGCCAGCCAGCTGCGGGCTTCAGTTCCTTGAATCTGGGAGAGATGATGGCCGTAGGTCGCTTGTAATCCGGGCCAACCATGCAGCCGGACAAAAGGAGTGGCGCCAGCAGAAGGGCGATACGACAGCGGGAGGGGCGAGTGTGGGTCTTCATTCCGCGTCAGGCGTCCTGAGGGTTGGCGTGGGGGGACAGGCGATTACGGCGACGTTTGTTAAACCGCAGCGCGAGGCGATCCAGCGTCAGATAGACAACCGGGGTTGTGTAAAGGGTCAGAGCCTGACTGACCAGCAGGCCTCCCACGATGGCGATGCCGAGCGGACGGCGCATCTCCGCGCCATAGCCGTTGCCATAAACAAGCGGCAGCGCGCCAAGGGCGGCGGCCAGTGACGTCATGATGATGGGACGGAAGCGGAGCAGGCAGGCGGTGCGGATGGCCTCGAACGGCGGAATATTGTTTTCCCGTTCGGCAGTAATCGCAAAATCCACTAGCATGATGGCGTTCTTTTTCACGATGCCGATCAGCAGGATCACGCCGATCATGGCGATCAGGGAGAAATCCTCGCCGAAGAGTTCAAGCGCCAGCAAGGCACCGACACCGGCTGAGGGCAGGGTGGAGAGAATGGTCAGCGGATGCACGTAGCTCTCATAAAGAATACCCAGCACGACATAAACGGCGACCAGCGCAGCCAGAATCAGAAGCGGCTCATCATTGACGGACTTCTGGAACTGGGCGGCGTTACCGGCAAAACTGCCGTGAATGGTCGAGGGCATGTGCATGGCCACCGTCTCATCCTGAATGATCTGCACGGCGCGACTGAGCGCGACGCCTTTCGCCAGATTGAAGGAGATGGTGGAGGCGACGGACTGACCTTCATGATTGACGGAAACCGGCGTCCGCGACGGGGTGATGTCGGTGATGAACGTCAGCGGCACCATGGAAGCACGCCCCGTGGACACGGCGGAACCATTGGACGCGGAAGCGCCGCCCGCCAGCTTGTTGGCGATCTGGTTCTTGAAGTTCTGGCTGCTGATGCTCGCCTGCGTGCTGCTGCTTGTGCTGGCCTCACTCGTGCTCGTTCTGACACGGATGGTATTGGAGGCGGTGCCACCTGCTGCTGAACCGCCCGTTGTGGCCACCCAGACCTGCCGGATGGTGTTAGGGTCGCTCCAGAACTCCTTCGACGCTTCCATGACGACACGATACTGGTTAAGCGTGTTGTAAATGATGGAAGCCGCCCGCTGTCCGAAGGCGTCGTAAACCGTATTGGCGATCAGCTGCGGCGTAATCTGGAACCGCGCCGAAGTATCACGGTCTATTTTCGCGACGATAGCGGAACCGCCCTGCTGAACATCGCTGGACAGATCGAGAATTTCCGGATGCTTGCGCAGTTCCGCCATCAGTTTGGGAGCCCAGCTGTAAAGCTCGGTGGCTGAATCACCCTGCAATGTGTACTGATAGGACGCATTGCCCTGTCGCGCCCCGGCCCGCACGCCGCCCGGCTCCATCAGGAAGAACTGTGCGCCGACAAGATTATGCAGACGGTTCGCAATACGCAGCATCAGGCTGGGAGCCGGTCCGCGCTCGCTCTTATTCTTGAGTTGCAAAAACAGACTGGCCTGATTGGAAGAGCCGCGTCCGCCGAGGAATCCGGCAATGCTGACCACTTCCTTTTCCTGAAGAACAGCTTTTTCGACCGTGTCGATCTTCTGAGTCATGGCTGTGAAGGAAATGGACTGATCACCTATCAGATGACCCATCAGCATGCCGGTATCTTCCGTAGGGAAGAAACCTTTCGGCATCGCCATAAATACGACCACCATCAGGATGATGGTCGCGGGAAGACTGAGCAGGACAAGCCGGTTGTGTCGCAGCGCAACATCGAGCGTGCGGGCATAGCCGTTTTCCACGGACGTAATGGCGGAGCCGAACAGGGCTCCCAGCCAGCTCACGCTTCTGTGCCACCAGTTCGGGGAGGCGGTGTTGCTGTCTGTATGGTTGTGCGGGCGCAGGATGCGTGACGCCAGCATCGGGGTAAGGGATAGGGACAGAAGCATGGAAATGACGATGGTGATGGACACTGTCATCGCCAGTTCATGGAACAGACGCCCGGCCAGACCGCCAAGCAGCAGGATCGGCAGAAACACCGCAATCAGTGAGACGGTGATCGAGATGACTGTGAAGGCCACTTCTTCCGCGCCCCTGAGCGCTGCTTCCCTGGGCGGCACACCTTCCTCAATGTGACGGGCGATGTTTTCAAGCACGACAATCGCGTCATCGACCACAAAACCGGTCGAGACCGTCAGGGCCATCAGCGACATATTGTCGAGCGAATAGCCCAGCAGGCGCATCACGCCGAAGGTCGCGATGATCGAGGTCGGCACCACGATGGCCGGGATCAGGGTCATCCGCAGCGAACGCAGGAACGCCAGCGTCACCAGCACCACGAGGATGACGCCGATAATCAGGGTGGCCTGCGTGTCTTCCAGCGAGGCGCGAATGGTCAGCGACCGATCCAGCGCCAGATGCAGCGACACGTCCTGAGGCAGGGCGGTGCGCAGCGCCGGCAGCATGGCCTTGATCTGGTCGATCGTGTGAATGACGTTGGCGCCAGCCTGCGGAAACACGATCCCGATCACGGCCCGCTGCTGGTTGAAGAAACCGGCGTTACGAATGTCTTCCACGCCGTCGCTGATGACCGCAACATCCGAGAGACGCACCGGCCTGTTGCTGCGATAGGCGATGATCAGATCACGATAGGCCTGCGCCGAGCGCGCCTGATCATTCGTGTCGAGCGTGAAGCGCAGGCCGTTCTGGTCGATGATCCCCTTGGGTGTATGCGCATTGGCCGAGGCCAGCGCTGCACGCACGTCTTCAAAGCCGATGCCATACTGAAACAGCTTCAGGGGATTCATCTCGACGCGCACGGCGGGCAGGGCGCTTCCTGCTACCTGCACCAAGCCAACGCCGCGCACCTGCGAGAGATGCTGCTGCAGCACATTGCTTGCGAGATCATACAGCACGGCGGCGGTACGGGTCGGGGACGTCAGGGCGAGAACAAGAACCGGTGCGCCATTGGGGTTGGCCTTGCTGTAGCTCGGGTTCTGGCGCAGCGAGGATGGCATGTCCGCACGGGCTGCCTGCAGGGCTGCTTCCACGTCACGCGCCGCGCCGTTGATGTCACGGGTCAGCTCGAACTGGAGCATGATCCGGACCTGATTCTGCGTCGATTGCGACGTCATTTCAGTCAGACCGGCAATCTGCCCCAGGTGACGTTCCAGAGGGGCCGCTACCGAACTGGCCACTTCCTCCGGCGAGCCACCCGCCTGCTGGCCCTGCACCATGATGACCGGAAAATCGACGTTCGGCAGATCGGAGACCGGCAGCTTCAGGTATCCGAGGATGCCGCCAATCAGCAGTGCCACCGTCAGCAGGGTGGTGGCGACCGGTCTTTCAATGAACAGACGGCATGGACTCATGCCCGATCAGCCCTGCTCACCGGCTGGACGGGTTTCATGCGGCTCATGCGCGTTGCTGAAACGGCGGTTCCATTTCTGCGCCATCGTATCGAGTGCGAGGTAAATCACCGGCGTGGTAAACAGCGTCAGAAGCTGGGACACCGCCAGACCGCCGACAATGGCGAGACCCAGTGGACGGCGCAGTTCGGAACCCGTGCCTGAGGAAATCACCATCGGTAGCGCGCCGAGCATGGCGGCCAGTGTCGTCATCAGGATGGGACGGAAACGCAGGGTCGCGGCCTGCCGGATCGACTGGAGCGAGGACATGCCATGCTCACGCTCCGCTTCCAGCGCGAAGTCGATCATCATGATGGCGTTCTTCTTGACGATACCGATCAGCAGCACGAGACCGATGATCCCCATCACATCCAGCCCCGCGCCGGAGATGCGCAGCATCAGCAGTGCGCCGATGCCGGCGGAGGGCAGGGTGGAAAGGATCGTGACCGGGTGCACGAAGCTCTCATAGAGAATACCGAGCACGATATAGACCGCGATCAGCGCCGCCGCGACAAGGAACAGCTCATTGCTCAGAGAGCCCTGAAACGCGGCCGCCGTTCCCTGAAAGGACGTCTGGAAAGCTGTCGGCAGTTTCAGCTGCTTCTCGACACGCCGGATCGCATCCGTCGCCTGCCCGAGCGCATAGCCTTCCGACACGTTGAAGGAGATCGTCGTGGCCGGGAACTGACCGAAATGCGTGATCAGGAGAGGTGCCGTTTCCCGCGTGATGGTCGTGACAGCCGCCATCGGAACGAGGCCGGACGTCGGCGAACGGGTCGGGCCGGAGGTGCTCTCGCCGGAGTTGCCGGAGATGCCTGGCAGGTAAAGCTGGTCGAGCGAGGCAAGGTTTTTCTGAAAAGCTGGGTCAGCTTCCAGAATTACGCGATACTGGTTCGACTGGGTGTAGATGGTCGAGATCTGACGCTGACCGAAGGAGTCATACAGCACGTTGTCGATGGTCTGCGGCGTGATCGAGTAACGCGCGCCGGTCGAACGATCGAGCGTGACGC
Protein-coding regions in this window:
- a CDS encoding efflux RND transporter permease subunit; translated protein: MSPCRLFIERPVATTLLTVALLIGGILGYLKLPVSDLPNVDFPVIMVQGQQAGGSPEEVASSVAAPLERHLGQIAGLTEMTSQSTQNQVRIMLQFELTRDINGAARDVEAALQAARADMPSSLRQNPSYSKANPNGAPVLVLALTSPTRTAAVLYDLASNVLQQHLSQVRGVGLVQVAGSALPAVRVEMNPLKLFQYGIGFEDVRAALASANAHTPKGIIDQNGLRFTLDTNDQARSAQAYRDLIIAYRSNRPVRLSDVAVISDGVEDIRNAGFFNQQRAVIGIVFPQAGANVIHTIDQIKAMLPALRTALPQDVSLHLALDRSLTIRASLEDTQATLIIGVILVVLVTLAFLRSLRMTLIPAIVVPTSIIATFGVMRLLGYSLDNMSLMALTVSTGFVVDDAIVVLENIARHIEEGVPPREAALRGAEEVAFTVISITVSLIAVFLPILLLGGLAGRLFHELAMTVSITIVISMLLSLSLTPMLASRILRPHNHTDSNTASPNWWHRSVSWLGALFGSAITSVENGYARTLDVALRHNRLVLLSLPATIILMVVVFMAMPKGFFPTEDTGMLMGHLIGDQSISFTAMTQKIDTVEKAVLQEKEVVSIAGFLGGRGSSNQASLFLQLKNKSERGPAPSLMLRIANRLHNLVGAQFFLMEPGGVRAGARQGNASYQYTLQGDSATELYSWAPKLMAELRKHPEILDLSSDVQQGGSAIVAKIDRDTSARFQITPQLIANTVYDAFGQRAASIIYNTLNQYRVVMEASKEFWSDPNTIRQVWVATTGGSAAGGTASNTIRVRTSTSEASTSSSTQASISSQNFKNQIANKLAGGASASNGSAVSTGRASMVPLTFITDITPSRTPVSVNHEGQSVASTISFNLAKGVALSRAVQIIQDETVAMHMPSTIHGSFAGNAAQFQKSVNDEPLLILAALVAVYVVLGILYESYVHPLTILSTLPSAGVGALLALELFGEDFSLIAMIGVILLIGIVKKNAIMLVDFAITAERENNIPPFEAIRTACLLRFRPIIMTSLAAALGALPLVYGNGYGAEMRRPLGIAIVGGLLVSQALTLYTTPVVYLTLDRLALRFNKRRRNRLSPHANPQDA